Proteins from one Anastrepha obliqua isolate idAnaObli1 chromosome 2, idAnaObli1_1.0, whole genome shotgun sequence genomic window:
- the LOC129237772 gene encoding uncharacterized protein LOC129237772, translating into MATWHAAALLFCLINLLSFEFVSPWLNFNSYVSKKRTDLKKRCPNVRAIRNFDLESMMGFWYVVQYYASTEELPEYACMHSHFTFSAEDQHITMNFSYIFAEDPLREKLQGNITWMIPDFETPAHWMHTEDIYEGIYNTYIIDTDYKSWGLIMHCAEKKKSPRYLSALLLSREPQLGENVINFLREKLPRYDIDLSFMFPINQTCDNLMESVDDDPLAYIINGRKNAKNIFKVILKP; encoded by the exons ATGGCAACTTGGCATGCTGCAGCATTGCTCTTctgcttaattaatttattaagttttgaATTCGTCTCACCTTGGCTGAATTTCAACAGTTATGTGTCCAAGAAGCGCACGGATCTGAAGAAACGTTGTCCGAAT GTGCGCGCCATCCGCAATTTTGACCTGGAATCGATGATGGGATTCTGGTATGTTGTCCAGTACTACGCATCGACGGAGGAATTGCCCGAATATGCCTGCATGCATAGTCATTTTACGTTCTCTGCCGAGGATCAGCAT ATCACCATGAATTTCAGTTACATCTTTGCCGAAGATCCGTTGCGTGAAAAATTGCAAGGCAACATTACCTGGATGATACCGGATTTCGAAACACCAGCACATTGGATGCATACGGAAGATATTT atgaagGCATCTACAACACTTACATCATCGATACGGATTACAAATCGTGGGGCCTCATAATGCATTGCGCCGAGAAGAAAAAATCACCGCGTTATTTATCAGCTTTGCTGCTGTCGCGGGAACCACAATTAGGGGAGAATGTCATCAACTTTTTGAG AGAAAAGTTACCCCGGTATGATATCGACCTGTCCTTCATGTTTCCAATCAATCAAACTTGCGACAATTTAATGGAATCCGTTGATGATGATCCTTTGGCTTATATAATAAATGGACGAAagaatgcaaaaaatatattcaaagttATTTTAAAGCCTTAA